Proteins encoded within one genomic window of Jiangella mangrovi:
- a CDS encoding TetR/AcrR family transcriptional regulator gives MPKVVDHEQRRREIVDAVLRVVVRDGAAGASVRTVAAEAGWSTGALRHYFATQRELREFTARMVTERVGARIRAYVGEHEFALPLPELAAGILEQLIPLDEQRREEYQLWLAIGEWSRTDHVEESARMWAEQRDIYLQIVYRLSGYPNEPVPADGLDPRVAAWAEYLHVFVDGLAAQAMFVPADMPPDRVRAVLRAFLAEVPSLADRSRSASDGGA, from the coding sequence ATGCCGAAGGTGGTCGACCACGAGCAGCGCCGCCGCGAGATCGTCGACGCGGTGCTGCGGGTGGTCGTGCGCGACGGCGCCGCCGGGGCGTCCGTGCGGACGGTCGCGGCCGAGGCCGGGTGGTCCACGGGCGCGCTGCGGCACTACTTCGCCACCCAGCGCGAGCTGCGCGAGTTCACCGCGCGCATGGTCACCGAGCGGGTGGGGGCGCGGATCCGCGCGTACGTCGGCGAGCATGAGTTCGCCCTGCCGCTGCCGGAACTGGCGGCGGGCATCCTGGAACAGCTGATCCCGCTGGACGAGCAGCGGCGCGAGGAGTACCAGCTGTGGCTGGCCATCGGGGAGTGGTCGCGGACCGACCACGTGGAGGAGTCGGCCCGCATGTGGGCCGAGCAGCGCGACATCTACCTGCAGATCGTGTACCGGCTCTCGGGCTACCCGAACGAACCGGTGCCGGCCGACGGCCTGGATCCGCGCGTCGCGGCGTGGGCGGAGTACCTGCACGTCTTCGTCGACGGGCTGGCCGCCCAGGCGATGTTCGTGCCCGCGGACATGCCGCCGGACCGCGTCCGTGCGGTGCTGCGGGCGTTCCTCGCCGAAGTGCCGTCGCTCGCGGACCGGTCCCGGTCCGCAAGCGACGGCGGCGCCTGA
- a CDS encoding GPGG-motif small membrane protein, producing the protein MEFLLWILAVILVIAGIVSLVRGQMLWGIVLIVVGLLVGPGGVSIFT; encoded by the coding sequence ATGGAATTCCTCCTGTGGATCCTGGCCGTCATCCTGGTCATCGCGGGCATCGTCTCGCTGGTGCGCGGCCAGATGCTGTGGGGCATCGTGCTCATCGTCGTCGGCCTGCTCGTCGGCCCTGGCGGTGTGAGCATCTTCACCTGA
- a CDS encoding zinc-dependent metalloprotease — protein sequence MVDWDLAVATAQRLAGPGPAVTDSEARDAVSELRRLAAEAESHVYRFTGLDASTATAPLVVVDRGNWARANAQSMRTIIAPLERKLQKGRERTPFQRVGPKVTGLQTGALLAFLASKVLGQFDPFWSGRFGGPDDGAHGRLLLVAPNIVHVERELGVDPHDFRLWVTLHEETHRVQFTAVPWLRDHLRGEIEAFVAATDVDPGAFVTRARDAVRVLAESAKSGGDGGGSVLDLVQTPAQKAVIDRVTAFMSLLEGHADVVMDGVGPEVIPSVETIRRRFQRRRYSSVGLDRTFRRLLGLDAKMRQYRDGAAFVNAVVDRVGMSGFNRIWDSPESLPTKAEIADPVAWVRRVHGTPALGRDGA from the coding sequence ATGGTCGACTGGGACCTCGCGGTCGCGACGGCGCAACGCCTCGCCGGGCCGGGACCGGCCGTCACCGACTCCGAGGCCCGCGACGCGGTGTCGGAGCTGCGCCGGCTGGCGGCCGAGGCCGAGTCGCACGTCTACCGGTTCACCGGCCTCGACGCGTCGACGGCGACCGCTCCGCTGGTCGTGGTCGACCGCGGCAACTGGGCCCGGGCCAACGCCCAGAGCATGCGCACCATCATCGCGCCGCTCGAGCGCAAGCTGCAGAAGGGCCGCGAGCGCACCCCGTTCCAGCGGGTCGGCCCCAAGGTCACCGGGCTGCAGACCGGCGCGCTGCTCGCGTTCCTGGCCAGCAAGGTGCTCGGCCAGTTCGACCCGTTCTGGTCCGGCCGGTTCGGCGGTCCCGACGACGGCGCCCACGGCCGGCTGCTGCTGGTCGCGCCCAACATCGTCCACGTCGAGCGCGAGCTGGGCGTCGACCCCCACGACTTCCGGCTCTGGGTCACGCTGCACGAAGAGACCCACCGCGTGCAGTTCACCGCGGTGCCCTGGCTGCGCGACCACCTCCGCGGCGAGATCGAGGCGTTCGTCGCGGCCACCGACGTCGACCCCGGCGCGTTCGTCACCCGCGCCCGCGACGCCGTCCGTGTCCTGGCCGAGAGCGCCAAGTCCGGCGGCGACGGCGGTGGCTCGGTCCTCGATCTCGTGCAGACGCCCGCGCAGAAGGCCGTCATCGACCGCGTGACGGCGTTCATGTCGCTGCTCGAAGGGCACGCCGACGTCGTCATGGACGGCGTCGGCCCCGAGGTCATCCCGTCCGTCGAGACCATCCGCCGCCGGTTCCAGCGCCGCCGCTACTCCTCGGTCGGCCTCGACCGCACGTTCCGCCGGCTGCTCGGCCTCGACGCCAAGATGCGCCAGTACCGCGACGGCGCCGCGTTCGTGAACGCCGTCGTCGACCGCGTCGGCATGAGCGGGTTCAACCGCATCTGGGACTCCCCGGAGTCGCTGCCGACCAAGGCCGAGATCGCCGACCCCGTCGCCTGGGTGCGCCGCGTCCACGGCACGCCGGCGCTCGGCCGCGACGGCGCCTGA
- a CDS encoding CopG family transcriptional regulator, protein MPDKVQFNVYLPPDVVRAVKHRSIDEGLSLSAFVEKALTQYLAAAQEEDPR, encoded by the coding sequence ATGCCCGACAAGGTGCAGTTCAACGTCTACCTGCCGCCCGACGTCGTCCGCGCGGTCAAGCACCGCAGCATCGACGAGGGCCTGAGCCTGTCGGCGTTCGTCGAGAAGGCACTCACGCAGTATCTCGCCGCGGCCCAGGAGGAGGATCCCCGATGA
- the dacB gene encoding D-alanyl-D-alanine carboxypeptidase/D-alanyl-D-alanine endopeptidase, translating to MWRRAGVVAAGCVVVLAAGAGVVLERRGELPWSQAEATQGFTLVTPATGPSPTWSAAPGVLDAPATAGAAGEPAVGEVLAPTLGAAGLGGRVGVSVVDLTTGVTSYETAGADPHTPASTLKILTGAAALHALGPDHTFTTRVVSGPDPSAVTLVGGGDPTLTAGDDGPGTRLADLAAATAAALTEAGVGSVTLSYDATLFTGPAVDPDWSPGYVPSVVSPTTALAVDILDRPSDPSLDAAEEFAALLGDQGISVDGDPVAAAAPADGTELASVASAPLATVVEDILTTSDNDGAEVLARHVALAAGAPGTSADAGPAVQAALTELGLDASGATLLDGSGLARGSAVPATLITGALTLAAGPDHPELRAVVTGLPVAAFTGTLADRFDDSAAAGLVRAKTGTLTGVSALAGVVVAADGVGYAFAVLADDVGNTLSARAALDDVAAALAACGCA from the coding sequence ATGTGGAGGCGGGCCGGGGTCGTGGCGGCCGGCTGCGTGGTCGTCCTCGCCGCGGGCGCGGGGGTCGTGCTCGAACGACGGGGTGAGCTGCCCTGGTCGCAGGCCGAGGCCACGCAGGGATTCACGCTCGTCACGCCCGCCACCGGGCCGTCCCCGACGTGGTCGGCCGCACCCGGAGTCCTCGACGCGCCCGCGACGGCCGGCGCGGCGGGCGAGCCCGCGGTCGGCGAGGTGCTCGCGCCCACCCTCGGTGCGGCCGGGCTGGGCGGGCGGGTGGGCGTCAGCGTCGTCGACCTCACCACCGGCGTGACGTCCTACGAGACCGCCGGCGCCGACCCGCACACCCCGGCCAGCACGCTGAAGATCCTCACCGGCGCCGCCGCGCTGCACGCGCTCGGCCCGGACCACACCTTCACCACCCGCGTCGTCAGCGGGCCGGACCCGTCCGCCGTCACGCTCGTCGGCGGCGGCGACCCGACGCTCACGGCCGGCGACGACGGCCCCGGCACCCGGCTGGCCGACCTCGCCGCGGCGACGGCGGCCGCGCTCACTGAGGCCGGCGTCGGCTCCGTCACGCTCTCCTACGACGCGACGCTGTTCACCGGCCCGGCCGTCGACCCGGACTGGAGCCCCGGCTACGTCCCCAGCGTCGTCTCGCCGACCACCGCGCTCGCCGTCGACATCCTCGACCGGCCGTCCGACCCGTCGCTCGACGCGGCTGAGGAGTTCGCCGCCCTGCTCGGCGACCAGGGCATCAGCGTCGACGGCGACCCGGTGGCGGCAGCCGCGCCGGCCGACGGCACCGAGCTCGCGTCCGTCGCGTCGGCCCCGCTGGCCACTGTCGTCGAGGACATCCTCACCACCAGCGACAACGACGGCGCCGAGGTGCTCGCCCGGCACGTCGCCCTCGCGGCCGGCGCCCCCGGCACGTCCGCCGACGCCGGCCCGGCCGTCCAGGCCGCGCTCACGGAGCTCGGGCTCGACGCGTCGGGCGCGACCCTGCTCGACGGCAGCGGGCTGGCCCGCGGGAGCGCGGTCCCGGCGACGCTGATCACCGGCGCGCTCACCCTGGCCGCGGGCCCGGACCATCCGGAGCTGCGCGCTGTCGTCACCGGGCTCCCCGTCGCCGCGTTCACCGGCACGCTCGCCGACCGCTTCGACGACTCCGCCGCGGCCGGGCTGGTCCGGGCGAAGACCGGCACGCTCACGGGCGTGAGCGCGCTGGCCGGAGTGGTCGTGGCCGCCGACGGCGTGGGCTACGCCTTCGCGGTGCTCGCCGACGACGTCGGCAACACGTTGTCGGCGCGGGCCGCGCTCGACGACGTCGCCGCGGCGCTGGCCGCCTGTGGCTGTGCCTGA
- a CDS encoding GAP family protein, with the protein MGLDVVLPVYGLALLDTLSPATIGISIYLLLTGGLRTARLLTSYLATVAAFYFCLGVALMAGLGAVTDSLGDAMHGRTAYLVQAGIGAALFVGCWFVPTKKKEREDGDGASGAAGRSERRAGRAQTIPAMVGLGVTTGLLEAATALPYLAAIGLMTSAGLSPAQWAPLLAGYTVVMVLPGLLLYVVWRVAGERVRSRFERFRDWLRANSGETLAWIMGIAGVLLVRDAVPSLLAF; encoded by the coding sequence ATGGGTCTCGACGTCGTCCTGCCGGTCTACGGCCTGGCGCTGCTCGACACCCTGAGCCCGGCGACGATCGGCATCTCGATCTACCTGCTGCTCACCGGCGGCCTGCGCACGGCCCGCCTGCTGACCAGCTACCTCGCGACGGTCGCGGCGTTCTACTTCTGCCTCGGCGTCGCCCTCATGGCCGGGCTCGGCGCCGTCACCGACTCCCTCGGCGACGCGATGCACGGCCGCACCGCCTACCTCGTCCAGGCCGGCATCGGCGCGGCGCTCTTCGTCGGCTGCTGGTTCGTGCCCACGAAGAAGAAGGAGCGGGAGGACGGCGACGGCGCCAGCGGTGCGGCCGGGCGGTCGGAGCGGCGGGCCGGGCGGGCACAGACGATTCCGGCGATGGTCGGCCTCGGCGTCACCACCGGGCTGCTCGAGGCGGCGACGGCGCTGCCCTACCTCGCAGCGATCGGGCTGATGACCTCCGCCGGACTGAGCCCGGCTCAGTGGGCGCCGCTGCTGGCCGGCTACACCGTCGTCATGGTGCTGCCGGGCCTGCTGCTGTACGTGGTCTGGCGGGTCGCCGGCGAGCGGGTGCGGTCGCGGTTCGAGCGGTTCCGCGACTGGCTGCGGGCCAACTCCGGCGAGACTCTGGCCTGGATCATGGGCATCGCCGGCGTGCTCCTGGTCCGTGACGCGGTCCCGAGCTTGCTAGCATTCTAG
- the tilS gene encoding tRNA lysidine(34) synthetase TilS translates to MGHPHLDVRRAVRAALTEVPDGSTVLVACSGGADSLSLAAATAWVAARSGGRLRAGGVCVDHGLQPGSAERARATAAALSRLGLDPVATVHVNASRGPDGPEGNARAARYAALTAAADRAGACVVLLGHTLDDQAETVLLGLARGSGPRSLSGMAERSGAFRRPLLGLRRSVVRAALPAGLEAWDDPHNEDAAYARARVRHRVLPVLEAELGPGVAEALARTADLARADADALDAQAAAVDTLAVAELAVLPRAVRWRVLRRAAIAAGSPATDLTAAHVAAVDTLVTAWRGQIGVDLPGALRATRAEGALHFTPRKGTEAG, encoded by the coding sequence ATGGGGCACCCGCACCTCGACGTCCGGCGGGCCGTCCGCGCGGCCCTCACCGAGGTGCCCGACGGGTCGACGGTGCTGGTCGCCTGCTCCGGCGGGGCCGACTCGCTGTCCCTGGCCGCCGCGACGGCGTGGGTGGCGGCCCGGTCCGGCGGCCGGCTGCGGGCCGGCGGCGTGTGCGTCGACCACGGGTTGCAGCCGGGTTCGGCCGAGCGGGCCCGGGCGACGGCGGCCGCGCTGAGCCGGCTGGGCCTCGACCCCGTCGCCACGGTCCACGTCAACGCCTCGCGCGGGCCCGACGGTCCCGAGGGCAACGCGCGCGCGGCCCGGTACGCGGCGCTGACGGCGGCGGCCGATCGTGCGGGCGCCTGCGTGGTCCTGCTCGGGCACACCCTCGACGACCAGGCCGAGACCGTTCTGCTGGGGCTCGCCCGCGGCTCGGGTCCGCGGTCGCTGTCGGGCATGGCCGAACGCTCCGGTGCGTTCCGGCGGCCGCTGCTCGGGCTGCGCCGTTCCGTGGTCCGGGCCGCGTTGCCCGCTGGGCTCGAAGCCTGGGACGACCCGCACAACGAGGACGCGGCGTACGCGCGGGCGCGGGTGCGGCATCGGGTGCTGCCCGTGCTCGAGGCGGAGCTGGGGCCGGGGGTCGCCGAGGCGCTGGCCCGCACCGCCGACCTCGCCCGCGCCGACGCCGACGCCCTGGACGCGCAGGCAGCCGCCGTCGACACCCTGGCCGTCGCCGAGCTGGCGGTGCTGCCGCGGGCGGTCCGGTGGCGAGTGCTGCGCCGGGCGGCGATCGCCGCGGGCAGCCCGGCTACCGACCTCACGGCCGCACACGTCGCCGCCGTCGACACCCTGGTGACCGCCTGGCGAGGCCAGATCGGAGTGGACCTCCCCGGCGCCCTCCGCGCCACCCGCGCCGAAGGCGCCCTCCACTTCACCCCCCGCAAGGGGACGGAAGCCGGCTGA
- the hpt gene encoding hypoxanthine phosphoribosyltransferase has translation MDPEHVDGDLEKILFTEEEIQSKLAEMARSIERDYEGKDLLLVGVLKGAIMVMADLSRHLSRHVEQDWMAISSYGSGTRSSGVVRIVKDLDTDITDRHVLVVEDIIDTGLTLSWLVSNLRSRGPASVEVCTLLRKPEAAKTAVEVRYVGYDIPNAFVVGYGLDFAERYRNLRVVGTLAPHVYS, from the coding sequence GTGGATCCAGAACACGTCGATGGCGACCTCGAGAAGATCCTCTTCACGGAGGAGGAGATCCAGAGCAAGCTCGCCGAGATGGCGCGTTCCATCGAGCGCGACTACGAGGGCAAGGACCTGCTGCTCGTCGGCGTGCTCAAGGGCGCGATCATGGTCATGGCGGACCTCAGCCGGCACCTGTCGCGGCATGTCGAGCAGGACTGGATGGCCATCTCGTCGTACGGCTCGGGCACGCGGTCCAGCGGCGTGGTGCGCATCGTCAAGGACCTCGACACCGACATCACCGACCGGCACGTGCTGGTGGTCGAGGACATCATCGACACCGGGCTGACGCTGTCGTGGCTGGTCTCGAACCTGCGCTCGCGCGGGCCGGCGTCGGTCGAGGTGTGCACGCTGCTGCGCAAGCCCGAGGCCGCGAAGACGGCCGTCGAGGTGCGCTACGTCGGCTACGACATCCCCAACGCGTTCGTGGTCGGCTACGGCCTCGACTTCGCCGAGCGCTACCGCAACCTGCGGGTCGTCGGTACTCTGGCGCCGCACGTGTACAGCTGA
- the folE gene encoding GTP cyclohydrolase I FolE — translation MNAEPVLPEPPGQFDHARVEAAVRELLIAVGEDPERDGLLETPSRVARAYEEMFRGLRQNPADVLTTTFELGHDEMVLVKDIELASMCEHHLVPFYGYAHVGYIPGPTGRIAGLSKLARLVDVYAKRPQVQERLTSQVANSLVELLKPAGVIVVVEAEHLCMTMRGVRKPGAKTVTSAVRGQLRDATTRAEAMSLIIGR, via the coding sequence GTGAACGCGGAGCCGGTGCTGCCGGAGCCACCCGGGCAGTTCGACCACGCCCGGGTGGAGGCGGCGGTCCGCGAGCTGCTGATCGCCGTCGGCGAAGACCCCGAGCGCGACGGCCTGCTCGAGACCCCGTCACGAGTGGCGCGGGCGTACGAAGAGATGTTCCGCGGCCTGCGCCAGAACCCCGCCGATGTCCTGACCACGACGTTCGAGCTCGGCCACGATGAGATGGTGCTGGTCAAGGACATCGAGCTGGCCTCCATGTGCGAACACCACCTGGTCCCGTTCTACGGCTACGCGCACGTCGGCTACATCCCCGGCCCCACGGGCCGCATCGCCGGGCTGTCCAAGCTGGCCCGGCTCGTCGACGTCTACGCCAAGCGGCCGCAGGTGCAGGAGCGGCTGACGTCGCAGGTCGCGAACTCCCTGGTCGAGCTGCTGAAGCCGGCCGGGGTCATCGTCGTCGTCGAAGCGGAGCACCTCTGCATGACGATGCGGGGCGTCCGGAAGCCCGGTGCGAAGACGGTCACCAGCGCCGTCCGGGGCCAGCTGCGTGACGCGACCACTCGCGCTGAGGCCATGAGCCTGATCATCGGCCGGTAG
- the ftsH gene encoding ATP-dependent zinc metalloprotease FtsH yields the protein MNAKRFTRPLIWLLVFVLAAVVLSSVLDRAGGAEEVDTARVVHEIEAGNVKSAKITGGETQEIELTLADGDDTKIVSQYVEGQGLQLQESLQNLYDESGTSLESYNVDIPQPSILWGILGTLLPFLILGALIFFFMTQMQGGGGRVMQFGKSRAKLASKDAPKTTFADVAGANEAIEELHEIKEFLQEPGKFQAVGAKIPKGVLLYGSPGTGKTLLARAVAGEAGVPFYSISGSDFVEMFVGVGASRVRDLFKEAKENAPAIVFVDEIDAVGRHRGAGMGGGHDEREQTLNQLLVEMDGFDVKTNVILIAATNRPDILDPALLRPGRFDRQIAVEPPDLEGREKILGVHARGKPLTEDADLRAVARRTPGFTGADLANVLNEAALLTARKNEKMISPQALDEAIDRVVAGPQKSSRLMKDAEKRITAYHEGGHALVAAALHHTDPVHKVTILPRGGALGYTMVLPDEDKYSTTRNEMLDQLAYMMGGRAAEELVFHDPTTGAANDIDKATTLARRMVTQYGMTERLGAIKFGSDRSEPFLGRDMGHERDYSENVAGVVDEEVRKLIETAHQEAFDILVENREVLDNLVLELLERETLNKEEVAEVFAPIRKHGRRPAWTGSATRKPSERGPVAFPIKVSTNGHHAEEKAAITVAPDPTPVITPVPRPEGPVEG from the coding sequence ATGAACGCCAAGCGATTCACGCGACCACTCATCTGGTTGCTCGTCTTCGTGCTCGCGGCCGTCGTGCTGAGCAGCGTGCTGGACCGTGCCGGGGGCGCGGAAGAGGTCGACACCGCCCGCGTCGTTCACGAGATCGAGGCCGGCAACGTCAAGTCCGCGAAGATCACCGGCGGCGAGACGCAGGAGATCGAGCTCACGCTGGCCGACGGCGACGACACCAAGATCGTCTCGCAGTACGTCGAGGGGCAGGGCCTGCAGCTGCAGGAGTCGCTGCAGAACCTCTACGACGAGAGCGGCACCAGCCTCGAGAGCTACAACGTCGACATCCCGCAGCCGAGCATCCTCTGGGGCATCCTCGGCACGTTGCTGCCGTTCCTGATCCTCGGCGCGCTCATCTTCTTCTTCATGACCCAGATGCAGGGCGGTGGCGGCCGGGTCATGCAGTTCGGCAAGTCCCGCGCCAAGCTGGCCAGCAAGGACGCCCCGAAGACGACGTTCGCCGACGTCGCCGGCGCCAACGAGGCCATCGAGGAGCTCCACGAGATCAAGGAGTTCCTGCAGGAGCCGGGCAAGTTCCAGGCGGTCGGCGCCAAGATCCCCAAGGGCGTGCTGCTCTACGGCTCGCCCGGTACCGGCAAGACGCTGCTGGCCCGCGCGGTCGCCGGCGAGGCCGGGGTGCCGTTCTACTCCATCTCCGGTTCCGACTTCGTCGAGATGTTCGTCGGCGTCGGCGCCTCCCGGGTCCGCGACCTGTTCAAGGAGGCCAAGGAGAACGCGCCCGCCATCGTGTTCGTCGACGAGATCGACGCCGTCGGCCGCCACCGTGGCGCCGGCATGGGCGGCGGTCACGACGAGCGCGAGCAGACGCTGAACCAGCTGCTGGTCGAGATGGACGGCTTCGACGTCAAGACCAACGTCATCCTCATCGCGGCGACCAACCGCCCCGACATCCTCGACCCCGCGCTGCTGCGCCCGGGCCGCTTCGACCGGCAGATCGCCGTCGAGCCGCCCGACCTCGAGGGCCGCGAGAAGATCCTCGGCGTGCACGCCCGCGGCAAGCCGTTGACCGAGGACGCCGACCTCCGCGCCGTGGCGCGCCGGACGCCGGGCTTCACTGGTGCCGACCTCGCCAACGTGCTGAACGAGGCGGCGCTGCTGACGGCGCGCAAGAACGAGAAGATGATCTCGCCGCAGGCGCTCGACGAGGCCATCGACCGCGTGGTCGCCGGCCCGCAGAAGAGCTCGCGCCTCATGAAGGACGCCGAGAAGCGCATCACGGCCTACCACGAGGGCGGGCACGCCCTGGTGGCCGCGGCGCTGCACCACACAGATCCGGTGCACAAGGTGACGATCCTGCCGCGCGGCGGTGCCCTGGGCTACACCATGGTGCTGCCCGACGAGGACAAGTACTCCACCACGCGCAACGAGATGCTCGACCAGCTCGCCTACATGATGGGCGGCCGGGCGGCCGAGGAGCTCGTCTTCCACGACCCCACCACGGGCGCGGCCAACGACATCGACAAGGCCACCACGCTGGCCCGTCGCATGGTCACCCAGTACGGCATGACCGAGCGGCTCGGCGCCATCAAGTTCGGCTCCGACCGGTCCGAGCCGTTCCTGGGCCGCGACATGGGCCACGAGCGCGACTACTCCGAGAACGTGGCCGGCGTCGTCGACGAAGAGGTCCGCAAGCTCATCGAGACCGCGCACCAAGAGGCGTTCGACATCCTGGTCGAGAACCGCGAGGTGCTCGACAACCTCGTCCTGGAGCTGCTCGAGCGCGAGACGCTGAACAAGGAAGAGGTCGCCGAGGTCTTCGCGCCCATCCGCAAGCACGGCCGCCGGCCGGCCTGGACGGGCTCGGCCACGCGCAAGCCGTCCGAGCGCGGCCCGGTCGCCTTCCCCATCAAGGTGTCGACCAACGGCCACCACGCTGAGGAGAAGGCCGCCATCACCGTCGCGCCCGACCCGACGCCGGTCATCACGCCGGTGCCGCGGCCCGAGGGCCCGGTCGAGGGCTGA
- a CDS encoding LLM class F420-dependent oxidoreductase — protein MSRPIRIGVQIQPQHADYKEIRRAAAEAEDLGVDIVFNWDHFFPLRGEPDGKHFESWTMLGAWAEQTSRVEIGALVSSVGYRNPELLADMARTVDHISDGRLILGIGGGWFQRDYDEYGYEFGTAGSRLDELGEALLRIKSRWSKLNPPPTRDIPILIGGGGEKKTLRHVAEHGTIWHAFGDARILRHKSEVLDGWCATVGRDPNEIERSTAVSGHPGPAAEDLLDLGITLFTLSASGPLYDLGSIAAWTAWRDNHNSNRA, from the coding sequence ATGTCCCGACCGATTCGCATCGGTGTCCAGATCCAGCCGCAGCACGCCGACTACAAGGAGATCCGCCGTGCCGCTGCCGAGGCCGAGGACCTCGGTGTCGACATCGTCTTCAACTGGGACCACTTCTTCCCGCTGCGCGGTGAGCCCGACGGCAAGCACTTCGAGTCGTGGACCATGCTCGGCGCCTGGGCGGAGCAGACCTCCCGGGTCGAGATCGGCGCGCTGGTGAGCAGCGTCGGCTACCGCAACCCCGAGCTGCTGGCCGACATGGCCCGCACCGTCGACCACATCAGCGACGGCCGGCTCATCCTGGGCATCGGCGGCGGCTGGTTCCAGCGCGACTACGACGAGTACGGCTACGAGTTCGGCACTGCCGGCAGCCGGCTGGACGAGCTCGGCGAGGCGCTGCTGCGCATCAAGAGCCGCTGGTCGAAGCTGAACCCGCCACCCACGCGCGACATCCCGATCCTCATCGGCGGTGGCGGCGAGAAGAAGACGCTGCGCCACGTCGCCGAGCACGGCACCATCTGGCACGCCTTCGGCGACGCCCGCATCCTGCGGCACAAGTCCGAGGTGCTGGACGGCTGGTGCGCGACGGTCGGCCGCGACCCGAACGAGATCGAGCGCTCGACGGCAGTGAGCGGCCACCCCGGCCCCGCCGCCGAAGACCTCCTCGACCTCGGCATCACCCTCTTCACCCTCAGCGCGTCCGGCCCGCTGTACGATCTCGGCTCCATCGCCGCCTGGACCGCCTGGCGCGACAACCACAACTCCAACCGAGCCTGA